A single genomic interval of Granulicella tundricola MP5ACTX9 harbors:
- a CDS encoding DinB family protein, producing MTLAERLLPELEAELAKTRKVLEAVPDGHNDFKPHEKSMLLNRLAGHTAEFAQNIALILTLPGIDMATPQDPRKILRMETSDALLAEFDGLVPKAIEALKQTTDEAFDETFTLTRQGAPVFSNTRYTAYRNNALNHMIHHRAQLGVYLRLLEQPVPATFGPTADSK from the coding sequence ATGACCCTAGCCGAACGCCTCCTCCCAGAACTCGAAGCCGAACTCGCCAAGACCCGCAAGGTTCTGGAAGCCGTTCCTGACGGACATAACGACTTCAAGCCGCATGAGAAGTCCATGCTGCTCAACCGTCTCGCCGGCCACACCGCCGAGTTCGCCCAGAACATCGCCCTCATCCTCACCCTGCCCGGCATCGACATGGCCACCCCGCAGGACCCACGCAAGATCCTCCGCATGGAGACAAGCGATGCACTGCTCGCAGAGTTCGATGGGCTAGTGCCCAAGGCCATTGAAGCGCTCAAGCAGACCACGGACGAGGCCTTCGACGAGACCTTCACCCTCACCCGCCAGGGCGCGCCTGTCTTCTCGAACACGCGCTACACGGCCTACCGCAACAACGCGCTGAACCACATGATCCACCACCGCGCACAGCTAGGCGTCTACCTCCGCCTCCTCGAGCAGCCCGTCCCCGCGACCTTCGGCCCCACGGCCGACTCCAAATAG
- a CDS encoding enoyl-ACP reductase FabI: MIDLKGKIAVVFGLANKRSIAWAICQKLSEAGATLAICYQSERLQKDAEALAAELGAINGTAARTFACDVSSDEQIDTVFAQLKDAYGKLDILVHSIGFAPNIKNTVVQTTREDFRVAHDVSAYSLIALTRAAAPLMTDGGAILTLTYYGADKVFPNYNIMGVAKAALEAAVRYLASDLGAQKIRVNAISAGPIKTLAARGIGDFSKILNAVEERAPLHRNVDALEVGNTAAFLCSPLASGITGEIMFVDCGYNTTGL, from the coding sequence ATGATCGATCTCAAGGGCAAAATCGCCGTCGTCTTCGGCCTTGCCAACAAGCGCAGCATCGCCTGGGCCATCTGCCAGAAGCTTTCGGAAGCGGGCGCCACGCTCGCCATCTGTTACCAGAGCGAGCGCCTCCAGAAGGACGCTGAAGCTCTCGCGGCCGAGCTGGGCGCCATCAACGGAACCGCCGCACGCACCTTTGCCTGCGACGTCTCCTCCGACGAGCAGATCGACACTGTCTTCGCGCAGCTCAAGGATGCTTATGGCAAGCTCGACATCCTCGTCCACTCCATCGGCTTCGCGCCCAACATCAAGAACACCGTCGTCCAGACCACGCGCGAGGACTTCCGCGTCGCCCACGACGTCAGCGCTTACTCGCTTATCGCGCTGACCCGCGCCGCCGCGCCTCTTATGACGGACGGCGGAGCCATCCTCACCCTCACCTACTACGGCGCGGATAAGGTCTTCCCCAACTACAACATCATGGGCGTCGCCAAGGCTGCGCTGGAGGCTGCGGTGCGCTATCTCGCTTCCGACCTGGGCGCGCAGAAGATCCGCGTCAATGCCATCTCCGCCGGGCCCATCAAGACGCTTGCCGCACGTGGCATCGGGGACTTCTCGAAGATCCTCAACGCGGTGGAAGAGCGTGCGCCGCTGCACCGCAATGTGGATGCGCTGGAGGTCGGCAATACCGCCGCGTTCCTGTGCAGCCCGCTGGCCAGCGGCATTACGGGCGAGATCATGTTCGTCGATTGCGGCTACAACACCACAGGCCTCTAG
- a CDS encoding EVE domain-containing protein produces MPFLLKTEPNKYSYDDLLRDKETVWDGIANNQALLYLRNMKKGEKLVIYHSNIGKAAIGTAKVVSVDATDPKNPQVRIAPGKRLKNEKPLDQIRAAAVFTDSILFRQFRLSVVPITDEQYDWLVA; encoded by the coding sequence ATGCCTTTCCTCCTCAAGACCGAGCCCAACAAGTACTCCTACGACGACCTGCTCCGCGACAAGGAGACCGTCTGGGACGGCATCGCCAACAACCAGGCGCTGCTCTACCTGCGCAACATGAAAAAGGGTGAGAAGCTCGTCATCTACCACTCGAACATCGGCAAGGCCGCCATCGGCACGGCCAAGGTGGTCTCCGTCGACGCGACCGATCCGAAGAATCCGCAGGTGCGCATCGCTCCCGGCAAGCGGCTGAAGAACGAGAAGCCGCTGGACCAGATCCGCGCTGCCGCCGTCTTCACAGACTCCATCCTGTTCCGCCAGTTCCGCCTCTCCGTCGTCCCCATCACGGACGAGCAGTACGACTGGCTCGTCGCCTGA
- the murI gene encoding glutamate racemase: MSLANPNGPTIGVFDSGFGGLTVLRALLPLIPGARYLYLGDTARLPYGAKSQQTIARYALSSAAFLLEQGIEMLVVACNTATALALDDLKQALPIPVVGVIAPGTAAAASANADTNVLVLATTATVQSGAYTRACTALGLTAYEKACPLLVPLVEEGWIDHPVTAEVLRIYLTEALEEAPNATTLLLGCTHYPLLRPMIERTLTALNHPLKIIDSATATAHAAAALIPASAQSAHATCTFYATDSIEKFQRLGTSFLGQPLPEVHLIDLGG, from the coding sequence ATGTCCCTCGCGAATCCAAACGGTCCCACCATTGGCGTCTTCGACTCGGGCTTCGGCGGCCTTACGGTTCTACGCGCGCTGCTGCCGCTGATCCCCGGCGCACGCTACCTCTACCTGGGCGATACCGCACGCCTGCCATACGGAGCCAAGTCCCAGCAAACCATCGCCCGCTACGCGCTTTCAAGCGCCGCCTTTCTGCTGGAGCAGGGCATCGAGATGCTGGTCGTGGCCTGCAATACCGCGACGGCGCTTGCGCTTGATGACCTGAAGCAGGCGTTGCCCATCCCGGTCGTCGGCGTCATTGCCCCCGGCACCGCTGCCGCCGCCAGCGCGAATGCCGACACGAACGTGCTGGTCCTTGCTACCACCGCCACTGTTCAATCCGGGGCCTACACCAGAGCCTGCACAGCCCTTGGCTTAACCGCCTACGAGAAGGCCTGTCCGCTGCTCGTTCCACTCGTCGAAGAAGGCTGGATCGATCATCCCGTCACCGCCGAAGTCCTGCGCATTTACCTCACGGAGGCCTTGGAAGAAGCCCCCAATGCGACGACGCTGCTCCTCGGCTGCACGCACTACCCCCTGCTCCGCCCGATGATCGAGCGCACCCTCACCGCCCTGAATCACCCGCTGAAGATCATCGATTCCGCCACCGCAACCGCCCACGCCGCAGCCGCCCTGATCCCGGCGTCCGCACAGTCCGCCCACGCAACCTGCACCTTCTACGCGACCGATTCCATCGAGAAGTTCCAGCGCCTGGGCACCAGCTTTCTGGGCCAGCCTTTACCTGAAGTTCACCTCATAGACCTGGGCGGCTAA
- a CDS encoding GerMN domain-containing protein, translating into MIPKYQRIVYWTLLGGILLMALLLIHGCIRSRDRVIAQRDASPIAAPVDAPEESAQIATANDSDSTVTLDAITLPLPQEPSVRARILLDRLLADAALPASTHPLPPGPAIAGVFFLRLPINNPADTGQQAHASTSPYGTTHYAGSVLAVVDFTQAFADAHPSSIQSEDLTLRAIMTTLHANFPEVAEVRFLVAGVSRDTLAGHADLTRPYPTTDPATAIHPLAADGNPE; encoded by the coding sequence GTGATCCCCAAATATCAGCGCATCGTCTACTGGACCCTGCTGGGCGGCATCCTGCTGATGGCGCTGCTGCTGATCCATGGCTGTATCCGCAGCCGTGACCGCGTCATCGCGCAACGCGACGCCAGCCCCATCGCCGCGCCGGTCGACGCGCCCGAAGAGTCGGCCCAGATTGCCACGGCCAACGATTCCGACAGCACGGTCACGCTCGACGCCATCACCCTGCCGCTTCCGCAGGAACCCTCCGTCCGCGCCCGCATCCTGCTGGATCGCCTGCTGGCCGACGCGGCGCTCCCGGCGTCTACGCACCCCCTGCCCCCCGGCCCCGCCATCGCCGGCGTCTTCTTCCTCCGGCTGCCCATCAACAATCCCGCCGATACCGGCCAGCAGGCTCACGCCTCGACCTCCCCCTACGGCACCACCCACTACGCCGGGAGCGTGCTGGCCGTGGTCGACTTCACCCAGGCCTTCGCCGACGCGCATCCTTCCAGCATCCAGTCTGAAGACCTTACCCTCCGCGCCATCATGACCACGCTCCACGCCAACTTCCCAGAGGTCGCGGAGGTTCGGTTCCTCGTAGCCGGCGTCTCACGCGACACGCTCGCAGGCCACGCCGACCTGACCCGCCCTTACCCCACCACCGACCCCGCCACCGCCATTCACCCCCTGGCCGCGGACGGCAACCCCGAATAA
- a CDS encoding N-acetylmuramoyl-L-alanine amidase family protein, translating to MIPFRIAVLLLAASSVQASAQTDAPAATPTPKPHKRAAKPYQPSFNPTLILLDPAHGNQDSGATLGPNLKEKDLNLAFAQRLRGLLQAKGFTVQLTREADAPAPAAAPPADPDNPTPPPPPPPQLTPDQRAEQANRLHPGACLLIHTTPAGHGVHLFLSALTAPNTQAEPRQVLLWDTAQAPALAHSTTLSGRLAETLTAQSIPLVTGRVSVKPIDSMSCPAVTLEIAPLAEKGGKTTPVQDQAYQQKVAAAIAEGLGNWRTDAEAILQAEAAEAARAAAALNPAKPEPAKPAAKPKPAKPVVTPGHLIPGQIAPLPKIPQIVAPTTKRPAAPAPGVPQ from the coding sequence GTGATCCCCTTCCGCATCGCCGTGCTGCTGCTCGCCGCCTCGTCCGTCCAGGCGAGCGCCCAAACAGATGCACCCGCAGCCACGCCAACACCTAAGCCCCACAAGCGAGCCGCGAAGCCCTACCAGCCCTCCTTCAACCCCACCCTGATCCTGCTCGACCCGGCGCACGGCAACCAGGATAGCGGCGCGACGCTTGGCCCCAACCTGAAGGAGAAGGACCTCAACCTGGCCTTCGCCCAGCGCCTGCGCGGCCTGCTGCAGGCCAAGGGCTTCACCGTCCAGCTCACCCGTGAGGCCGACGCACCGGCCCCCGCAGCAGCGCCGCCCGCCGATCCCGATAACCCCACTCCGCCTCCGCCACCCCCGCCCCAACTCACCCCGGACCAGCGCGCCGAGCAGGCCAACCGCCTCCACCCCGGGGCCTGCCTCCTCATTCACACCACTCCCGCCGGCCACGGCGTCCACCTCTTCCTCTCCGCCTTGACGGCACCCAACACCCAGGCTGAGCCTCGCCAGGTGCTCCTGTGGGACACCGCCCAGGCCCCGGCTCTCGCCCACTCCACCACCCTCTCCGGCCGCCTGGCCGAAACCCTCACCGCCCAGTCCATCCCCCTGGTCACCGGCCGCGTCTCCGTCAAGCCCATCGATTCGATGAGCTGCCCGGCCGTGACGCTGGAGATCGCGCCGCTGGCTGAAAAGGGCGGCAAAACCACGCCGGTGCAGGATCAGGCGTACCAGCAGAAGGTCGCCGCAGCGATCGCGGAAGGTCTGGGCAACTGGCGCACCGACGCTGAGGCCATCCTGCAGGCGGAGGCCGCTGAGGCCGCACGTGCCGCCGCCGCGCTCAACCCAGCCAAACCAGAGCCCGCAAAGCCCGCAGCCAAGCCCAAACCAGCCAAGCCCGTCGTTACGCCAGGCCACCTGATCCCCGGCCAGATCGCTCCACTGCCCAAGATTCCCCAGATCGTTGCACCCACCACCAAGCGCCCGGCAGCTCCAGCGCCAGGAGTCCCCCAGTGA
- a CDS encoding DUF1015 domain-containing protein codes for MAKIYPFRALRYDTTKVQMEDVVTQPYDKITPAMQQAYYDRSKYNLIRVILGKKEPDDTDPYAAGSIDTPQQSVYTRAAESLKSWRKKGILKEEGEPALYGYSQTYTVPNTDEVRERRGFIGLGHLYDYADQVVYRHEQTFPKHKSDRLALFKSTRAYCEQIYMLYSDPAFTAEKLIFDRGAAADLQITDEYNVVHRVWKLTDPHLINLIVGAMADKKLIIADGHHRYETSVTYMHERAEQLGLNQPKSDEDDRESEESPSARVDEGHSFLPKPTFPEAAMMMTFVNMEAPGITILPTHRVLFNLGDFITADFLAKAAAYFEITPLMEPNLEELSATDKTAFVVVTRDGIHLLTAKPEAIAEALQGISARQAQLDVVQLHTLVLERLIGLSHESIAAVENIRYLRDAKEAVEQVHKGEADVAFLIKPVTLTQLRDISLSNDVMPQKSTDFYPKLLSGLAIYALD; via the coding sequence ATGGCAAAGATCTACCCCTTCCGCGCCCTCCGTTACGACACCACCAAGGTCCAGATGGAAGACGTCGTCACCCAGCCCTACGACAAGATCACGCCCGCAATGCAGCAGGCCTACTACGACCGGTCCAAGTACAACCTGATCCGCGTCATCCTGGGCAAGAAAGAGCCGGATGACACCGATCCCTACGCCGCCGGCTCCATCGACACGCCGCAGCAGAGCGTCTACACCCGCGCCGCCGAGAGCCTGAAGTCCTGGCGTAAGAAGGGCATCCTCAAGGAAGAGGGCGAGCCAGCGCTCTACGGCTACTCCCAGACCTACACCGTGCCCAATACGGATGAGGTGCGCGAACGTCGCGGTTTCATCGGTCTCGGCCATCTCTACGACTACGCCGACCAGGTCGTCTACCGGCACGAGCAGACCTTCCCCAAGCACAAGTCGGACCGGCTGGCGCTCTTCAAGTCCACCCGTGCCTACTGTGAGCAGATCTACATGCTCTACAGCGACCCCGCCTTTACCGCTGAGAAGCTTATCTTCGACCGCGGCGCAGCAGCCGACCTCCAGATCACCGACGAGTACAACGTCGTCCACCGCGTCTGGAAGCTGACCGATCCACACCTCATCAACCTCATCGTCGGGGCCATGGCGGATAAGAAGCTGATCATCGCGGACGGGCACCATCGCTACGAGACCAGCGTCACCTACATGCACGAGCGCGCCGAGCAGCTGGGGCTGAACCAGCCGAAGTCCGACGAGGACGATCGTGAGTCCGAGGAATCGCCCTCAGCTCGCGTCGACGAAGGCCACTCGTTCCTGCCCAAACCGACCTTCCCGGAGGCCGCCATGATGATGACCTTCGTCAACATGGAAGCGCCCGGCATTACCATCCTCCCCACCCACCGCGTCCTCTTCAACCTGGGCGACTTCATCACGGCGGACTTCCTCGCGAAGGCTGCGGCGTACTTCGAGATCACCCCGCTCATGGAACCGAACCTAGAAGAACTCTCCGCCACGGACAAGACCGCGTTCGTAGTCGTCACGCGCGACGGCATCCACCTCCTGACCGCGAAGCCTGAGGCTATCGCAGAAGCCCTGCAAGGCATCAGCGCCCGCCAGGCACAGTTGGACGTCGTCCAACTCCACACCCTTGTCCTTGAACGCCTCATCGGCCTCTCCCACGAGTCCATTGCGGCGGTCGAGAACATCCGCTACCTCCGCGATGCCAAGGAAGCCGTCGAGCAGGTCCACAAGGGCGAGGCAGACGTGGCCTTCCTCATCAAGCCCGTCACCCTCACCCAGCTCCGCGACATCTCACTGTCCAACGACGTGATGCCGCAGAAGTCCACCGACTTCTACCCGAAACTGCTGAGCGGCCTCGCCATCTACGCGCTCGACTAG
- a CDS encoding ArnT family glycosyltransferase has product MTWFRMRAGAALGAVSAFFERHAWLAAVLLVLVYLPAAFDASRHAPMWHDELFTYYIAQAPTLQQMWFDLRTLDLNPPLVYLLSRWSFALFGVNTLAVRLPEIAGFLVWMLCTFRFVQRRMGVMFGVFAAMLLLESDLFQFAVVARPYTLMLGFVALAMVGYQEATDGRRRLGLGLLLAGCVGMLLSHIFALLAMAGLILAELWSRRQRGKTDWAVLAALVTPLAVTAIYVPMLRNHGQAIFPAAFQPDGEAIFNFYIASVNRELVALALTALAVLVVLGVRHLRGGPQERGAAWFFTGAEWLTVIWMMTAPLLLILDLMASHGAFFPRYGAIATLGVVILTTALLGRWTISGGRLDERVGLLGAGIVLLMSGLWLVVPQQIAAGELIPTVANSEPRVKPCEACRITAAMDASLPLVDASGLTFMEMNHHENAQMLDRLYYLTDKAGSTQFAHANIFEQMQSVAERFHLRGHVAGYGDFVREHPRFFVLGRYDYPEDWLLRKLTADGAEIRVVARTSDSYRDTELYEVTVKPGRAHSGQ; this is encoded by the coding sequence TTGACGTGGTTCAGAATGCGTGCGGGAGCGGCGCTGGGTGCGGTGAGCGCGTTCTTTGAGCGGCATGCGTGGTTGGCCGCGGTCCTGCTGGTGCTGGTGTATCTGCCGGCAGCGTTCGACGCCTCCCGCCATGCGCCCATGTGGCATGACGAGCTCTTCACCTACTACATCGCGCAGGCTCCAACGCTCCAGCAGATGTGGTTCGACCTGCGCACGCTCGACCTGAATCCTCCGCTGGTGTACCTGCTGAGCCGATGGTCGTTTGCACTGTTCGGGGTGAATACGCTGGCGGTGCGGCTGCCGGAGATTGCGGGCTTCCTGGTGTGGATGCTCTGCACGTTTCGGTTCGTGCAGCGGCGGATGGGCGTGATGTTCGGCGTATTTGCAGCGATGCTGCTGCTGGAGAGCGATCTGTTCCAGTTTGCGGTGGTGGCGCGACCGTACACGCTGATGCTGGGGTTTGTGGCGCTGGCCATGGTGGGGTATCAGGAGGCGACCGATGGCAGGCGGCGGCTGGGGCTCGGTCTGCTGCTGGCGGGGTGCGTGGGGATGCTGCTGAGCCATATCTTTGCGTTGCTGGCGATGGCGGGGCTGATCCTGGCAGAGCTTTGGAGCCGCAGGCAGCGGGGCAAAACGGACTGGGCGGTGCTGGCCGCGCTGGTAACGCCGCTGGCGGTGACGGCGATCTACGTGCCCATGCTGCGGAATCACGGGCAGGCCATCTTTCCGGCCGCGTTTCAGCCGGATGGCGAGGCCATCTTCAACTTCTACATCGCGTCCGTGAACCGGGAGCTTGTGGCGCTGGCGCTGACCGCGTTGGCGGTGTTGGTCGTGCTGGGAGTGAGGCATCTGCGCGGCGGCCCGCAGGAGCGGGGGGCGGCGTGGTTCTTCACCGGGGCCGAGTGGTTGACGGTGATCTGGATGATGACTGCTCCGCTGCTCCTGATTCTGGATCTGATGGCCTCGCATGGTGCATTTTTTCCGCGATACGGTGCGATTGCGACGCTGGGCGTGGTGATCCTGACAACGGCGCTGCTTGGCCGCTGGACGATCTCCGGGGGGCGGCTGGACGAGCGAGTGGGGCTGCTGGGAGCAGGGATCGTGCTGCTGATGTCCGGGCTTTGGCTGGTGGTGCCGCAGCAGATTGCCGCCGGAGAGCTGATCCCGACGGTCGCGAACTCGGAGCCCAGGGTGAAGCCCTGCGAGGCTTGCCGGATCACGGCTGCAATGGATGCCTCATTGCCTCTGGTGGACGCCAGCGGCCTGACGTTCATGGAGATGAACCATCATGAGAACGCGCAGATGCTGGATCGGCTCTACTACCTGACGGACAAGGCCGGAAGCACGCAATTCGCGCACGCGAATATTTTCGAGCAGATGCAGTCCGTGGCGGAGCGCTTCCATCTGCGCGGGCACGTTGCGGGGTACGGGGACTTCGTGCGGGAGCATCCCAGATTCTTCGTCTTGGGCCGGTACGACTACCCGGAGGACTGGCTGCTGCGGAAGCTGACGGCGGATGGGGCGGAGATCAGGGTGGTGGCGCGGACCAGCGATTCGTATCGCGACACGGAGCTCTACGAGGTCACGGTCAAGCCGGGACGGGCGCATTCAGGGCAGTAG
- a CDS encoding VWA domain-containing protein — MRDRERWKNGLGRMLGVLALALACGPLGRGQENPLDKVETSIPKPPAAKAPAAPEDKLPEATVARPRNGARLRLEANLVLVPMTVTTTDTNRLVTGLEATNFEVFDNNTGQVIKTFSTQDAPVTIGIVFDLSGSMTSKFGRARKALSEFLRTSNPADEFFVVGFNDKPAVIVDYTSDVEDVEARMVMLKPENRTALIDAVYLGVNKLKEAKYDRKALLIVSDGGDNRSRYTEGELRRVVRESDVQIYSIGIYDAYAPTEEEQLGPVLLKDISEMTGGRMFPVTDIADMADIASRISAELRNEYVIGYRPTEVKKDGNWRKLKVRLVPPPGLPAMDVHYRQGYYAASQ; from the coding sequence ATGCGGGATCGGGAACGGTGGAAGAACGGGTTGGGCCGGATGCTGGGGGTGCTCGCGCTTGCGCTGGCGTGTGGACCTCTGGGCCGGGGACAAGAAAATCCGCTGGATAAGGTGGAGACGTCGATTCCCAAGCCGCCCGCAGCCAAGGCTCCGGCTGCGCCGGAAGATAAGTTGCCGGAGGCCACCGTGGCCAGGCCCAGGAACGGTGCGAGGCTGCGGCTGGAGGCCAACCTGGTGCTGGTGCCCATGACGGTGACCACGACCGATACCAATCGTCTGGTGACCGGGCTGGAGGCGACTAACTTCGAGGTCTTCGACAACAACACAGGGCAGGTGATCAAGACGTTCTCCACCCAGGACGCGCCGGTAACGATCGGCATCGTCTTCGACCTCAGCGGCAGCATGACCTCAAAGTTTGGGCGGGCGCGCAAGGCGCTGAGCGAGTTTCTGCGGACGTCCAACCCGGCGGACGAGTTTTTTGTAGTCGGTTTCAATGACAAGCCAGCCGTCATCGTGGATTACACATCAGACGTGGAGGATGTGGAGGCCAGGATGGTGATGCTGAAGCCGGAGAACCGCACGGCTCTGATCGACGCGGTCTACCTGGGCGTCAACAAGCTCAAGGAGGCCAAGTACGACCGCAAGGCGCTGCTCATCGTCTCCGACGGCGGCGACAATCGCAGCCGCTACACGGAAGGCGAACTCCGCCGCGTGGTGCGGGAGAGCGACGTCCAGATCTACTCCATCGGCATCTACGACGCCTATGCGCCGACCGAGGAGGAGCAACTTGGGCCGGTGCTGCTGAAGGACATCTCCGAGATGACCGGCGGGCGCATGTTTCCGGTGACCGACATTGCGGACATGGCGGATATCGCCAGCAGAATCAGTGCGGAGTTGCGCAACGAGTATGTCATTGGTTACCGTCCAACTGAAGTGAAGAAAGACGGCAACTGGCGTAAATTGAAGGTACGGTTGGTGCCTCCGCCAGGCTTGCCGGCTATGGATGTTCACTATCGCCAGGGGTACTATGCAGCTTCGCAGTAA
- a CDS encoding VWA domain-containing protein: MQLRSNFAALCVMGLMVGGAMGAEAQTAPAVPAQTPIPAQTPSQVPTTAPLNVDRDPVPSPDPDPAPGVTAAAPTQGPQVEKGQGGRYTLKQDAFEVVLNASVIDGSGQTIQTLQQDAFHVYEDGVPQTINSFKHQDLPVSIGLLIDSSGSMYDKRNAVDKASIDLVKLSNPMDEEFLVDFSTEAFIDTDFTTSVDKLSQGLSYIKSSGGTAAYDALVASADYLTKNAKNTKQVLIIITDGEDNASSATLEQSIRRIQDLDGPVIYCVGLLFGEDTDRRESRHARKVLESLAAETGGQAYFPKSLKEVDGIAAEVAADIRTQYTIAYRSTNPPSKGGYRQVHVEAKSKGFGRLQVRTRNGYYPRTTTGAVAAK, from the coding sequence ATGCAGCTTCGCAGTAACTTTGCAGCACTTTGCGTCATGGGATTGATGGTGGGCGGCGCGATGGGTGCGGAGGCCCAGACCGCTCCGGCTGTCCCTGCTCAGACGCCGATCCCGGCCCAGACTCCAAGCCAGGTTCCGACCACCGCCCCTCTAAACGTGGATCGCGACCCCGTGCCGTCCCCCGATCCAGACCCCGCGCCCGGCGTAACCGCGGCCGCACCCACCCAGGGCCCGCAGGTGGAAAAAGGCCAGGGTGGACGCTACACCTTGAAACAGGATGCCTTTGAGGTCGTACTGAATGCGTCCGTCATCGATGGCAGCGGCCAGACCATCCAGACACTGCAGCAGGACGCCTTCCACGTTTATGAAGACGGTGTCCCGCAGACCATCAACAGCTTCAAGCACCAGGACCTGCCGGTCTCGATCGGCCTCCTGATCGATAGCTCCGGCTCCATGTACGACAAGCGCAACGCGGTGGACAAAGCCTCGATCGACCTGGTGAAGCTCTCGAACCCCATGGACGAAGAGTTCCTGGTCGACTTCAGCACCGAGGCCTTCATCGACACGGACTTCACCACCAGCGTCGACAAGCTCTCGCAGGGCCTGAGCTACATCAAATCCAGCGGAGGCACCGCGGCGTACGACGCACTGGTCGCCTCAGCCGACTACCTAACCAAGAACGCCAAGAACACCAAACAGGTGCTGATCATCATCACGGACGGTGAGGACAATGCTTCGAGCGCGACGCTCGAGCAGTCCATCCGCCGCATCCAGGATCTCGACGGGCCGGTGATCTACTGCGTGGGTCTGCTCTTCGGTGAGGATACGGATCGGCGCGAGTCCCGCCACGCGCGCAAGGTGCTGGAGAGCCTGGCGGCTGAGACCGGCGGCCAGGCCTATTTCCCGAAGTCGCTCAAGGAAGTGGACGGCATTGCGGCGGAGGTTGCAGCGGATATCCGGACCCAGTACACCATCGCCTACCGCTCCACCAATCCGCCCAGCAAGGGCGGCTACCGGCAGGTGCATGTGGAGGCCAAGTCCAAGGGCTTCGGACGCCTGCAGGTTCGCACGCGCAACGGATACTATCCACGGACAACGACAGGCGCAGTGGCTGCCAAGTAA
- a CDS encoding N-acetylmuramidase domain-containing protein — protein MMPDFVGKSLALSADGLADVAQKLGVGSAEIQTVVSVETHGAGFLQDRRPQILFERHFFSRLTQGAYDASHPGISSPTPGGYGMGGANQYVRLAEAVALNRHAALMSASWGIGQVMGANFAVAGFPDVETMVADMCDSEDAQLAAVGGFILGNKLNRFLAVHDWQSFARGYNGANYVINHYDVQLNGFYQKINAGASPDLHVRSAQVYLTFNNLDPHGIDGSMGPGTRSALIEFQTAQNLSQSGEADDPTMAALLPV, from the coding sequence ATGATGCCTGATTTTGTTGGAAAAAGCCTTGCGTTGAGCGCCGACGGACTGGCTGATGTCGCGCAGAAGCTTGGCGTGGGAAGCGCCGAGATCCAGACCGTCGTCTCGGTCGAAACGCACGGTGCGGGCTTCCTCCAGGATCGCCGTCCGCAGATCCTGTTCGAGCGCCATTTCTTCTCCCGCCTGACCCAGGGCGCGTACGACGCGAGCCACCCCGGCATCAGCTCGCCGACGCCCGGCGGCTACGGCATGGGTGGTGCGAATCAGTACGTTCGGCTGGCCGAGGCCGTCGCGCTGAACCGCCATGCGGCGCTGATGAGCGCGTCTTGGGGCATCGGGCAGGTGATGGGCGCGAACTTTGCGGTGGCGGGCTTTCCGGACGTGGAGACGATGGTCGCGGACATGTGCGATTCAGAGGATGCGCAGCTCGCAGCCGTGGGCGGCTTCATCCTGGGCAACAAGCTCAACCGCTTTCTTGCCGTGCACGACTGGCAGTCGTTTGCACGCGGATACAACGGCGCAAACTACGTCATCAACCACTATGACGTGCAGTTGAACGGCTTCTACCAGAAGATCAATGCGGGGGCTTCACCGGATCTTCACGTCCGCTCCGCGCAGGTGTATCTCACCTTCAACAACCTGGACCCGCATGGGATTGACGGCTCGATGGGACCGGGAACGCGATCCGCCCTGATTGAGTTTCAGACAGCTCAGAACCTCTCCCAATCGGGCGAGGCAGACGATCCAACCATGGCCGCGCTGCTGCCGGTGTAG